CGACGCTGACCGAGCGGCGTGCCGAGGAGCTGCGCACCGCGATCGCCCGCACCGCGATGGAGATCTTCGTGGCCGACGGCGACACCTCGGCGAAGGTCGAGCGCATCGCCGAGGCCGCCGGCGTCTCCCCGCGCACCTTCCACCGCCACTTCCCCGTCAAGGAGGACGTGGTGCGCCCGCTGTTCCGCGCCACCTCCGAGGCCGTCGCGGACGCCCTGCGGGACGTCCCCGACACCACCGACCCGGTCGAGGCACTCGTCGCGGCCTGGACCGCCGCCATGCCCGGCGGCCGGATCAGCGAGTTCGACCGGCGCTTCCTCACCCTGATGGTGACCACCCCGGAGTACCGACTGCGCTGGCAGGAGGCCGACGAGGAGCTGTGCGAGGTGATCGCCGGGTACCTCGACCGGCGCCTGCCGGCGGGCGGGCACCCGCTGCACCGCACGCTGCCCGCCTACCTGGTCGTGCACGCCACCCGGCACGTCTTCGAGCACTGGATCACGTCCGGCTCCGACGAGGACCTAGACGCGCTGCTGCGCGACGCGCTGCGGATGGTGCTGGCGGGCGCGGCCGTGCGGTGAACCCTCAGCCGAGCGCCCCGCACTCGCGCAGCGCCGCGAGGTCCTCGGCCCGGTAGCCATGGGCGGCCAGGACGCGTTCGGTGTCCGTCCCCCGGGCGGCGGGGGCGCGGGGTGGCACCGAGGCCGAGCGGCCGAGCTTGATCGGCACGCCGATCCCCCGGTAATCGCCGTCGGAGACCACCATCCCCCGGTGCCGCACCTGCGGCGCGGCCAGCGCGGCGGCGACGTCGTTGACCGGGCTCGCGGGAACCCCTCGCGCTCGCAGCGCCTCGGCCAGCTCGCCGGCGTCCCGGGCGCGGAACAGCGGTTCGAGCAGGGCCAGCAGCTCGGCACGGTGCCCGACCCGGTCCCGGTTGCGCAGGAACCGCGCGTCACCGGCCAGGTCGGGCCGACCCAGCACGTCAGTGAGCGCGGCGAAGTGGGCGTCGCTGGCCGCCGCCACGAACAGGCTGCCGCCGCGGGCGGTGTGGAACACCTGGTAGGGCGCGACGGTCGGGTGCGCGGCCCCGGTGCGCACCGGCACGGCCCCGGACGCGAGGTGGGCGGCGGAGTGCGGGTGCATCAGCGACACCACGGCGTCGACCAGCGTGATGTCCACCAGCTGTCCGCGGCCGCTGACCGCCCGCTCGGTCAGGGCCAGCAGGACGCCGGCGAACGCCTGGTGCGCGGCGGTGATGTCCACGATCGGCACGCCGACGCGCAGCGGGTCGCCGTCCGGTTCGCCGTTGACGCTCATCAGCCCGCCGTGGGCCTGGAGCACCGCGTCGTAGCCCGGTTCCCCGCCCAGCGGGCCGTCCACTCCGTAGCCGGTGATGCGGCAGTACACCAGGCGCGGGAACCGCGCGGCCAGCCGCGACTCGTAGCCCAGGCCCCAGCGGTCCATGGTCCCGGCCTTGAAGTTCTCCACGACCACGTCCGCGCCGGCGATGAGGTCGAGCACCACCTCACGGGCCCGCTCGACCTTGAGGTCGAGCACGATGTTGGCCTTGTTGCGGTTGAGCCCCTGGTAGTAGGCGCTGGTGGTCTGCTCCTCGTCCACGAACGGCGGTCCCCAGCGGCGGGTCTCGTCACCCGCCGGGGGTTCGACCTTGACCACCTCGGCACCGTGGTCGGCGAGCATCTGCGTGCACAGCGGCCCGGCCAGCACCCGGCTCAGGTCCAGCACCTTCAGGCCGCGCAGCGCTCCCCCGCTCATCGAGCGCCCCCGCTGACCGTCGACCACCACGAGCCTTGCCCCGCCACGGCGGCGGCCAGCCGGTCCTGCCAGTGGGCCTCGTTGCCGAACTCCTCTCGCCACGACCACAGCCGCGTGGTCGCCGCACCGAGGTGGTGCTCGGCGGAGTAGCCGAGCGCACCGTGCAGTTGGTGGCCGATCGTGGCGACGACGTGCGCTCCGGCCGACGTGGTGGCCTTGGCGGCGGCCACGGCGACCTCGGCCCGGTCGTGCGCCTCGACCGCGAGCAGTGCGGCGTCGGCGCTGATCCGCATGGCGGTGACCTCCGCCGCGAGCGCGGCCAGGTGCTGCTGCACGGCCTGGAAGCGGGCCAGTGGGCGGCCGAACTGCTCGCGTTCGGCGACGTACCGCCGGGCGGACACCAACACCGCGCGTGCCGCGCCCGCCAGCTGCACCGACCGCGCCAGCGCCCCTCTCAGCCGCAGCTCGTCGGCGTCGATCCCGACCGGTGCGGAGGCGACGGCCTCGACGTCGTCGAGCACCGCGGTGTCACGCGGTTCCCCGGCGAGGTTCTCCGCCTGCTCGACCTCGCCGACCGGCAGCACGGCCACGAACAGGTCGTCACCGTCCCGGGCGAGGGTGACGACGTGGTCGGCGTGCCGCGCCCACGGCACGGCCGCCCGACCCGACAGCCGCAGCCTACCGCCGCGCCGGTGCGCCCCGACCTCGTCGACCGCGGCCACGACCAGACCACCGGGCACGTCCAGACCGGCGCGGGCCAGCAGCCACCCGGCCAGGAACGCCGACTCGGCGACCGGCGCCCCGGCGGTGTGGAAGGCGACGAGGTCGACCACGACCGCGAGGTCGCGCAGTCCCCCGCCGCTGCCGCCGAGCTCCTCGGGCACGCCCAGCAGGTGGAAGCCGGTGTCGGCCAGGTCCCTCCACAGCGCGGCGTCGAAACCA
This portion of the Saccharothrix syringae genome encodes:
- a CDS encoding TetR/AcrR family transcriptional regulator, producing the protein MAKGERPTLTERRAEELRTAIARTAMEIFVADGDTSAKVERIAEAAGVSPRTFHRHFPVKEDVVRPLFRATSEAVADALRDVPDTTDPVEALVAAWTAAMPGGRISEFDRRFLTLMVTTPEYRLRWQEADEELCEVIAGYLDRRLPAGGHPLHRTLPAYLVVHATRHVFEHWITSGSDEDLDALLRDALRMVLAGAAVR
- a CDS encoding acyl-CoA dehydrogenase family protein, whose translation is MNDELHEEIRAAVGAILQGRATGGFDAALWRDLADTGFHLLGVPEELGGSGGGLRDLAVVVDLVAFHTAGAPVAESAFLAGWLLARAGLDVPGGLVVAAVDEVGAHRRGGRLRLSGRAAVPWARHADHVVTLARDGDDLFVAVLPVGEVEQAENLAGEPRDTAVLDDVEAVASAPVGIDADELRLRGALARSVQLAGAARAVLVSARRYVAEREQFGRPLARFQAVQQHLAALAAEVTAMRISADAALLAVEAHDRAEVAVAAAKATTSAGAHVVATIGHQLHGALGYSAEHHLGAATTRLWSWREEFGNEAHWQDRLAAAVAGQGSWWSTVSGGAR
- a CDS encoding CaiB/BaiF CoA transferase family protein produces the protein MSGGALRGLKVLDLSRVLAGPLCTQMLADHGAEVVKVEPPAGDETRRWGPPFVDEEQTTSAYYQGLNRNKANIVLDLKVERAREVVLDLIAGADVVVENFKAGTMDRWGLGYESRLAARFPRLVYCRITGYGVDGPLGGEPGYDAVLQAHGGLMSVNGEPDGDPLRVGVPIVDITAAHQAFAGVLLALTERAVSGRGQLVDITLVDAVVSLMHPHSAAHLASGAVPVRTGAAHPTVAPYQVFHTARGGSLFVAAASDAHFAALTDVLGRPDLAGDARFLRNRDRVGHRAELLALLEPLFRARDAGELAEALRARGVPASPVNDVAAALAAPQVRHRGMVVSDGDYRGIGVPIKLGRSASVPPRAPAARGTDTERVLAAHGYRAEDLAALRECGALG